The window GCCTTCTTCGATATCGACAAGACGCTGTGGCCGCGCGTCGGCGAGAAGGCGCTGGCGCTTCATCTCATCGCCAACGGCGGCCTCGCCCTGCACCAGTTCGCCAAGATCATCGGCGTGCAGATGCGTCACGATCTGCACCTGATCGACACGCTCGACACGGCGAAGAGGAAGATCCTGTCCGATCTGTTCGCAGGTCGGGCCGTGGCGCCGAGCATCGACGTCTGCGCGACCTTGTTCGAGAGCGATTGGAGCCGGTCCTTCTTTCCGGACATGCTGGCGCAGGTCGATCGCCATCGCCGGGCCGGCGACAAGATCGTCGTCGTCTCGGCCACCATCGACGTGATCGCCCGGCAGGTCGCGGCCTTTCTGAAGGCGGACGCCTGCTACGCCACCGTGCTCGAAATGCGCCAGGGGCTCTATTCGGGCGAGGTGCTGGGGCCGATCCCGTTCGGGCCTGCGAAGGCGGGTATCGTCATGGACTATGCCCGCAGCCAGGGGATCGAGCTCGATCGCTGCTACGCCTACGGCGATCATTGGGAAGATCGCCACATGCTGAAGATCGTCGGCCATCCCGTCGCGATCAATCCCGACAAGAAGCTTCTGCGGCACGCCCGGCGCCACAACTGGGAAACCCGGATTCTGACGCCGCCGCGCTTCTCGCGGCTCCGCCGCACCGGGCGATCGATCCTGAACCAGACGGGGAGGAGCGCGTGACCGAGCCGATGCCGTCTGCTGTCCGACCCGCTGCAGCGAAGCCTGTCGACGCCAAGCCCGTGGACGCCAAGCCCGCCGAGGCTAAGCCGTCCGCGACGAACCACGACATCACCGACCAACTCGTCTATCCGCTGCTCGCCCGGCTGGTGGCTCACATTCCGCCGGAGGTGCACCCGAACGTGCTGACCGGTGCGGCCATCACGAGCGGTCTCGTCGCCTCCGCCGCCCTCGCTTTCTCGGCCGGGCCCGCGTCCTACCTTGCCTGCGCGGCCCTGCTCGTCGCTTGGATCCTTCTCGATTCCTGCGACGGCATCCACGCCCGCCGCACCGGGCAATGCAGCGCGTTCGGCAGCTTTCTGGACCATTTCGGCGACGCCTTCGCCTTCTTCGTCCTGCAGGCGGCGATCCTCTACCGGTTCGATATCCGCGAGCCTGTGGTGTTCGGTGCGATGTTGCTCCGCCAGGCGCTCGGCTGCTGGACCTACGTCATCCGCGGCTACGCGGGCCACCTCTACATCACACGGCTCGGCTGGAGCACGGAGATCTACGCCTATACGGCGTTGATGATCGCCCTCTTCGTCGCACCGACCTTTCATATCGGCTTCGGACCCCTGCCGAACCTCAATATCCTCGAAGCGGCCCTGCTGATCTATTACGTCGCCGTGCCGCTCACCCTCCTCGAAATCGGATGGATGGTCTTCCGCGCCAAAGCCGGCGGCGCCGAGGCCGGCCGCGTCTCGGCACCCGCCGTCGACTGAGCCGGACCGATCGGACTCGCGCCGTGCCGCGCACCATCCACCGACGACCGCACCGTGAAGGAACTTGGACCGTGAAGAAGACGACCCAACTCAAGACCATGCTGCGGGGCAAGGGGCTCGACTTCCTGTGTGAGGCGCACAACGGCATGAGCGCCCGCATCGTCGAGGAAGCCGGCTTCAAGGGGATCTGGGCGAGCGGCCTGACGCTCTCCGGTTCGCTCGGCGTGCGCGACAACAACGAGGCGAGCTGGACGCAGGTGCTCGAGATCGTCGAGTTCATGAGCGACGCCACCCACGTGCCGATCCTGCTCGATGGCGATACCGGCTACGGCAACTTCAACAATCTGCGCCGGCTGGTCTCCAAGCTCGAATCCCGCCAGATCGCCGGCGTCTGCATCGAGGACAAGCTCTTCCCGAAGACCAATTCCTTCATCGACGGCGAGAGGCAGGGACTGGCCGACATCGAGGAATTCTGCGGAAAGATCAAAGCCGGCAAGGACACCCAGCGCGACGACGACTTCATCATCGTCGCCCGCACCGAGGCCTTGATCGTCGGGGCCGGCCTCAAGCAGGCGCTCGCCCGCGCCGAGGCCTATCGCAAGGCCGGGGCGGACGCCATTCTCATCCACAGCAAGAAGCGCTCTCCGGACGAGATCGAGGCCTTCATGCGCGAATGGGGCGACCGCCATCCCGTGGTGATCGTTCCGACCACCTATTATTCGACGCCGACCGCGCGCTTCGAGGCCCTCGGCATCTCGCTGATCATCTGGGCGAACCACATTCTCCGCTCCGCCGTGTCGGCCATGCGCAGGACGGCGGAGGATATCCGCAAGCTGCAATCGATCGCCGCCGAGGAAGACAGGATCGCCCCGGTCGCGGAGATCTTCCGGCTTCAGGGCGCCAAGGAATTGCAGCAGGCGGAGGAGCGATATCTCCCGCGCGAGCGCTCCGCAGGCGTCGAGCCGCGCGAGGTCGCCGCCCGTGCCCGTGACGCCATGACCGACCGAGCGCTCGCCGAGCCCTCCGAGGTGCTGTCGTGATGGAAGGGAAGGTGTTGCTCGAAGGGATCGCGAGCATGCCGGACGGCGAGACCATGAGCACTCGCCTCGATCTCGATGGCGCGACGGACGATGCCGCGGCGGAGTGGCAGCCATGATCGACACCCTCCGCTTCGGCGACGTCCTCCGCGACCTCGGGTTCGGGGTCTTCGCCGGCGTGCCCTGCTCGCTGTTGCAGCCACTGATCAACTTCGCCAGCAACAGCCTCGATTATGTTGCGGCGACGAACGAGGGCGAAGCGGTCGCGATTGCCTTCGGCGCCGAGTTGGGCGGATGCAAGTCAGCGGTGCTGTTGCAGAATTCCGGCGTCACCAATGCGCTGGCCCCGCTCACGTCGCTCACCAACATCTGCGAGATCCCGATCACCGGCTTCGTCGGCTTCCGCGGTGAGCCGGGCGTCCCGGACGAGATCCAGCATCGGATCATGGGGGCCATCACGGCGCAGCTTCTCGAGATCAGCGGGGTGATCGTCATCCCTCTGGCGACCGATCTGCCCGCCGCGGCCCGGCAATTGGCGGAGGGCGAGGCCCATCGGCGCGCCGGCCGGTCCGTCTTCTATCTGGTCTCCAAGGAGACCTTCTCGCCTCTCGATCTGGCGCCGGTGCCGGCGCGCGTCTACCCGGCCGGCACGGTGACGACGTCGCCGGCCCCGCCGTCCCCCTTGCCGCCCCGCCACGACGTGCTCCGTGTCTTCTCGGCCCATAAGCGGCGGGACACGGCGCTGCTCGCGACGACGGGGATGTGTGGGCGCGAGCTCTTCACCATCGAGGATGCGCCGAACCATTTCTACATGGTGGGCTCGATGGGCTGCGTCTCGTCGATCGCCCTCGGCCTCGCCCTCGCCCGGCCGGACCGCCGGATCGTCGCCCTCGACGGCGACGGGGCGCTGTTGATGCGCATGGGCAATCTCGCGACCAACGCATTTCACCGGCCCGGCAATCTCCTCCATGTCCTGCTCGACAACCGATCCCACGATTCCACCGGCGGGCAGGTGACGGCGTCCGCGGCGATGGATTGGACCGCCATCGCGCGGGGCGCCGGCTACCCGCGGGTGATCGCGACCTCCGATCTCGGCGAGATCGCGGCCGTGTTCGACGGGTGGCTCGCCGATCCGGACCTGACCTTCCTCCATATTCCGATTGCGCCGGGTTCGCTGTCGCCGCTCGGCCGGCCGACGGTCACCCCGGCCGAGGTGGCGCGGCGATTGCGGGATTTTCTGGCACGGAATTTTCTGGCATGAGCGTCGACACAGCCATCATCCTGGCGGCTGGGCTCGGCAGCCGCATCGCGGAATTCTCCCGCACCGCGCCGAAGGGCTTCATCCCGATCGCCGGCCGGCCGATCGTCGAACGTTCCATCGAGATCCTCGCCGATCACGGCATCCGCCGCGTCATCATCGGCACCGGATACCGGGCGCACGATTACGAGGCGCTGGCGCGGCGGACCGGGTCGCTCGAGATCGAGTGCGTCCACAACCCGGATTTCGCCGGCTCGGGAAGCCTGGAGACGTTCCTCCGCTGTTCGGTCGGCCTCGAGTGCAGTTTCCTCACGCTCGAATCCGATCTCCTGTTCGATGCGCGGATGATCGGCACCGTGCTCGAATGCCCCGCTCCGAACGTCATCCTGGCCTCCCATGCGACGCACTCGGGCGACGAGGTCTATATCGAGACCGACGATCGGGCCCATCTCGTCGCCCTGTCGAAGGACAGGACGGCGCTGCGCCGGATCGATGCGGAACTCGTCGGCATCTGCAAACTGACCCCGGCCATCCCTGCGGCCGTCGAACGCTGGCTCGCCGCGATGAGCCTGCCGCGCCCGGCTCAGCTTCATTATGAGGAAGGCCTCGCCGGCATCGCGAACACCGTTCCGCTGCCGGTCGAGACCACGCCCCTGCCCTGGACCGAGATCGACACGCTCCAGCATCTCGATCGCGCGGAGGCCCTGATCTGGCCGCGCATCGTCTCGAGGTCGGAATTCTCCGCATGATCCTGCCGCGCAACATTCTCCTCACCCCTGGCCCGGCGACGACCAGCGTGCGGGTCAAACAAGCCCAGGTTGTTGCCGACATCTGTCCCCGCGAGATCGATTTCGGACGGCTTCAGGCCTCGATCGGCGAACGCCTCGTCGAGATCGTCCATGGCCAAGGCACCCATGAAGCCGTGTTGTTCGCCGGCTCCGGTACCTGCGCGGTGGAGGCCTGCATCAGTTCGCTGATGCCGCCCTCGGGCCGGATCCTCGTGATGGTCAACGGCGCCTATGGCGCGCGCATCCGGGAGATGTGCCGTCTTCATCTGCGGCCCGACCAAGTCGTCCTGTCGGAGGTCGGCTTCGATGAGGTGCCCGACATCGGAGCGATCGGGCGGATGCTCGCCGCCGACCGCACCATCACCCACGTCGTTGCCGTCCACCACGAGACCACGACCGGCGTGCTCAACCCGGTCGAGGCACTGAGCCGGACCACCGCCGCGCTCGGCGTCACGCTGATCGTCGATGCCATGTCGTCCTATGCGGGCATCCCGATCGACCTCCGGGAGAGCCCCTTCGACTTCCTGATCTCGTCCTCCAACAAGTGCCTTCAGGGCATGGCCGGGATCTCCTTCGTGATCGGCCGCAGCACCCTGCTCACCCCGCCGCCGGATCATCGCCCGCGGAGCCTCTACCTCGACCTCTATGCGCAGCATCGCGGCTTTCGCGACACGCTGCAGATGCGCTTCACGCCGCCCGTTCAGGTACTCTATGCGCTCGATGCGGCGCTTGACGAATATTTCGAGGAAACGGGGGCCGAGCGTCACGCCCGCTACAGCCGCTGCTGGGACACGCTCGTTCACGGCATGCAGGAGATCGGGTTCGCGCTCGCCGTGCCGGATCTGCCGCAATCGAAGCTGCTGACGACCTTCCTGAGCCCGCGCCATCCCCGCTTCAGCTTCGCGGCCATGCACGATGCGCTGCTCGCCGAAGGCTTCACCATCTATCCCGGCAAGGTCGGCGAGATCGACTGCTTCCGCCTCGCCAATATCGGCGCGATTGACGTGCCCGACATCGTCGCGTTCTTGCGGGCGCTCCGCCTCTATCTCAAGACGCAGTCGATCGACCTGAAGTCGACGGAACGCACCCCCTTGGTGAAGGTCTCGTGACGCGATGAACATCGGCAAACTTTACGATCAAAGCGTCGCCGGCACCTACGATCGCGACGAGCGCGGCCTGCTCACCGGTGCCCGCGCGCTCGCCTTCGAGCATATCCGGACGGCCGTCCCCGCCCCGGCGGTTCGTTCCATCCTCGACCTCGCCGTCGGCACCGGAGAATCCCTCGTCGCGATGCGGGGGCTCTTTCCGCAGGCGTCGCTGAGCGGCATCGACCTCTCCGAGGAGATGTTGCGGATCGCCGCGACGAAACTGCCCTTCACCGCCATCCACGACGATGTCGGCAACACCGAGCGCCATTTCGCGCCCGCCAGCACCGACCTTCTGTTGATGCACTTCCTGACGACCTTCATCGACGGCGCTGACATCGTGGCGCGCACCGCGCGTCTGTTGCCGCCGGGCGGGCATTATTCGATCGTCGGCAGCACCTTGGAGGCCTTCCCGCGCATCTCCCTGCTGGCGCGGATGCTGCTCGGCGACGACTTCATCCGCGAGAAGAACCCGGCGCCCGCCGATGCCGAGACCATCGTGTCGTTCCTGACCAAGGCCGGTCTCGAGATCGTCTCGGTCGAGCGGTTCATCAAGGCGGTCGCCTTCCAGTCCTTCGAGGAGCTCATCGAGTTCGGGATGACGTCCGGGTTCTTCGCCCACGTCATTTCGCATCTCGACGAGGCGCAGCTCGCCGCCCTTGCCCGCGTCGAGGGGGTGTTTCCCCTGGCAGACCATTATTGCGCTTGTGCCGTCCTGGCGCGTCGGCCGGCGTGACCGATCGCGGAATGGCGCGCGACGACCTCCCGAGCGACGCCGCTGCCACTTCTGCTCCCGCGCACACGGCGCGCTGGCCCTTCGTGCTCCATTGCGTGACCGGCGCGAGCGCCGCGGCGTTCGACGTCCTGCTCAAGAACGCGGTCATCGTGTTCTTCGCCTTCCGCGCCGGCGCGCCGGGGCAGGAGCTCGGCCTCGTGGCGGCGCTCGCCTGGGTCCTGTTCATGGCGCCGTTCTTTCTGTTCTCCGCCCACGGCGGCTATCTCGGCGATCGCTTCGACGCCAAGCCTCTCGTGGTCGGCTTGCGCTGCGTCGATCTCGCCATCGCGGCGGCGGCCGCCTACGGCTTCGAGACCGGCAACGGCGTGCTTCTGCTCGCGCTCATCTTCGCCAAAGGCACGACCGCGACCCTCTACAGCCCCGTCAAATATGCGCTGGTGGCCGATCTGCTGCCGCAGCGCGCCCACGGCATCGGCTATGCGCTCGTCGAGGCCGGGTCGATGGCCGCGATCCTCGCCGCGACATATCTCGGCGCTCTCCTCGGCGCCGACCCGGATCACGGCCGGATCGGCCTGGTGATCGTGACGCTGGTCGGCATCTCCCTGGTCCTCACAGGGGTCGGCCCCGGCTGGCCCAAGACCGGCCCGCGGCCGCCGCCGCTCGGGCTCGACCCGGTCCGTCCAACGCTCGAGATCCTGCGTCGCGTCCTGCAGGATCGGCGGCTCCTGGCGGCGATCCTGGCGCTCGCCTGGTATTGGGGGCTCGGGGCGGTCTATCTCTCCAACGTGGCCGTCCTGGTGCGTGACGTTTTGCATCGCGACGAGAGCACCATCGCGACGATCCTCGTCGTCTTCACCCTCGGTTGCGGGCTCGGCCTCGCCGCCGGCGCGATCGTCAACCGCCGACCGCTGGCGCGCCACCTGCCCTATGCGACAGCGGCGCTGATCGTCGGCGCAGGCCTCGATCTCGTCTTCGCGATCCCGCTGTCGCCACGCCGCATGCTCGTCGATTTCTTTCTCGTCGCCGCCTCGTCGGGTCTCTATGCGAGCTATTTCTCCGCGGTGCTCTACCGGTTCGCCCACCGGAGCGCGACGTCCCGCATCTTCGCCGCCAACAACATCGCGAGCGCGCTCGCGATCGTGTCGACCCTGACCCTGAGCACGATCCTTGGCCGCCTCCATTTCCCGGTCGCGACCTGCCTGACGATGTTCGCCGTGGCGACCCTGCCGCTCACGCTGATCGTCGTCCGTCTCCTCGACGCCGATCGCGCCGCCACGTCCCGTCACGCCGCACACCGCTGACGGCGTCTGTCCTCCTGCCCTTCGGTCTGGCTCCCCCGCAACCATCGGTTAAGTGTGGGCAACGCGACTTTGGTCTAACGCCGTCCACTTTACAGCGTGTGAAGAGGCTGCTAGCGTTTGGTCATGTCGTCGGCGAGCGCTGCACCCCCTGACACTGTGAACGACGAGGGTGCGCGCAAGGCCCGCGAAGCCGAGATCGTGGCGGCGCGCCTGAAGCGCTTCAGGCTCGCCCGAAGGTTGTCGCTGCGCCGCCTCGGCGAGATGACGGGGACGAGCGCGAGCTTCCTGAGCCAACTCGAGCGCGGGCGGAGCGGTGCGAGCCCTTCGACGTTGGTCCAGATCGCGGTGGCGCTCGGCATCGGCGTCGCCGATCTGTTCGAGGAAGGCGTCGATGGGCACCACGTCGTGCTCAGGCGCCATCAGCGTCCGGCGCTGCCGGAGAGCGGTGGCTGCCGCAAGACGCTGGTGTCGCAGCGGCCGATGCATGAATTCGAGGTCTATATCGGCGAATTCGACGTCGGTGGATCGACCGGAGACGAATCCTATAGCCACGGCGGCACCCACGAGATGCTCGTCGTGCTGCGCGGCAAGGTCGAGGTCAACCTCGATGCGGCGACGTATATATTGGAGGAAGGCGACAGCATCGAATATGCGCCTTCCACCGCGCACCGGACCGCGAATGTCGGGGACACGCGGGCCGAAGTGATGTGGATCATCGCGCCCGCGACCTCCGCGGCGGACGATCTGAACCGTTACGTCGCCGGGAAAGCGCTCGCGCCCGGACGACGAGAATAAGCGGGCTTTTCGAAGGGGACAGAGATGAAGGTCGGAATTTCCACGGCTCGTTCGGCCGTTCGCTGCGGTATGCTCGCAGCTTCGCTTGCCGCACTGTCGGTGGCGTTCGCCCCCGCGGCGGCGCTCGCCCAGGACAAGCCGGTCGCCGGCGAGGTCAAGGAAGGCTCGCTCAAGGGCAAGACCCTGACCTTCGTCTCCTATGGCGGCATCTATCAGGACGGCCAGATCGCCGCGCTCCAGGACTTCGTCGAGAAGTCCGGCGTGAAGCTCCTCAGCGACGGCCCGACCGAGATCGCCAAGATCCAGGCCCAGGTCGAATCCGGCAACGTCACCTGGGACGTCGTCGACACCGACGACACCCCGCCTTACGTCTTCTGCGGCAAGCTGTTCCAGAAGCTCGATTTCAGCAAGATCGACACCTCCCATATTCCGGCCGGTCAGGTCGGTCCGTGCAGCGTGCCGGCGATGAACTACGGCGTCGTCATCATGTACAACACGGCGAAGTACAAGGATAACCCGCCGAAGGGCTGGCAGGACTTCTTCGATACGGCGAAGTTCCCCGGCACCCGCGCCATCGACGGCAGCGGCAGCCCGGTCCCCGGTCTCCTCGAGCAGGCGATGAAGCTCGACGGCGTCGATATCGCCACGATGACGCCCGCCGACATCTCGAAGGGCATCGCCAAGATCAAGGCGCTCGGCCCCGACACCATCTTCTGGAAGACCGGTGCGGAATCCCAGCAGCTCGCCGAATCCGGCGAGGCCGACATGATCATGATGTGGACCGGCCGTGCCATGACGGCGGTGAAGAACGGCGCCAAGTACACGCCGGTCTGGAACAACTGGCTGGTGGTGATGGATCAGCTCACCATTCCGGTCGGCGTCAAGGACACCGATGCCGCCTATGCCCTGCTCAACGCTTATCTCGGCAAGCATGCCCAGGAAGTGCTGACCGAGAAGACCTCCTATTCGCCGGTCAACGACGAGGCGAAGCCGAAGGTCGATGGTCTCGTGGCCGACTTCCTGACGAACACGCCGGAGCGCCAGAAGGAAGGCTATCACTACAACATGAAGTTCTGGGTCGATAACTTCCAGTCGGCCTCCGAACAATGGTCGGCTCTGATGGCGGGCAACTGAGCCCGTCGCGCCGAGACGTCTCACCGCGCCGTCGCGGGCCGTCGCCCTCTCGGGGGGACGGCCTCGCGCCGGGCCGCGGTGGGCGATGGACCGGGGATAAGCCCGGTCGCGGCGCGCCTCAGATCGACGTGAAGATGATGGCATCGGCCCGGGCGGAACGGGCCTGCGAGGTGGCGGCGTGAGCGCATCCGAGCCCAATCAGTCGAGCCCGTCCGGTCGCCTCGCCCGCGCCGCGCGGCGTCCGGCGAGCAGCGTCTGGCTCACCGTGCCGGCGCTCGCGCTGCTCGCCGGCGTGCTCGTCTATCCGCTCTTGATCGTCTTCCTGCGCAGCTTCTCCGAGCCGCAATGGGGCCTCCAGAATTATACGTGGTTCTTCGGCACGCCGGTGAACCTCGTCGTGCTCCAGCGCACCTTCGAGATCTCCGCCTGGGTGACGCTGGTGTGCGTCCTCTGCGGCTATCCTTACGCCTACCTGATGAGCGCGGTCGGCCCGCGGCTGAGAATGGCGCTGATCCTCTGCGTGCTGGTGCCCTTCTGGGTCAGCGGCGTGGTGCGCACCCTGGCGTGGGTCGTGCTGTTGCAGGATTCCGGCGTCATCAATTCCGTGCTGCGCTGGGTCGGAATCGGCTCCGTGCGGCTGATCCGCACCCAGACCGGCGTCGTCATCGGCATGGCGCAGGTGCTGCTGCCCTTCATGATCCTGCCGCTCTATACGGTGATGAAGGGCATCGATCTGCGCCTGATGCAGGCCGCCGGCAGTCTCGGGGCGCGGCCGTCGCGCGCCTTCTTCCAGGTCTATCTGCCGCTCTCGTTGCCGGGGTCTATGCGGGCGCGATCATCGTCTTCATCCTCGCGCTCGGCTTCTACATCACCCCGGCTTTGCTCGGTGGGCCGCGCAGCACCATGCTCTCGACCCTCGTCCAGACCCAGGTCCTGAGCCTGCTCAATTGGGGCCGCGGCGGGGTGATGGGCGTCGTCCTCATCGTCGCGACCTTCGTCCTCCTCGCCCTCGCCGCGCCGTTGATGCGGCAGCGCCATAAGCAGGGCTCGCGCACCTGATGCAGATCCATACCCGCATCCTTCTGGGCCTGTTCTGCGTCCTGATCGCCATCTGGCTCGTCGCGCCGACTTTGGTGCTGATCCCGATGTCGTTCAACGCCAACAAGTCGCTCGCCTTCCCGCCGACCGGCTTCTCCTGGCAATGGTATGAGAACTTCCTGACTAACCCGGATTGGTCGTCGAGCTTCATGGCGTCCCTCAAGGTCGCCTCGCTCGTGGCGGTGACGGCGACCATTCTCGGCACGCTCGCCGCGTTCGGCCTCGACCGCATGAAGAGCGCCGCGCTCGGCGGCGTCATCCGCGCGCTCCTGATCACCCCGATGGTGGTGCCGGGCGTCGTGCTCGCGATCGGCATCTACGCGGTCTATCTCGATGCCAAGCTCGTCGGCACCCTGCTTGGCTTCGTGCTCGCTCACACGGTGCTCGCCGTGCCCTTCGTCATCATCGCGGTCTCGGCGAGCCTCGAAGTGTTCGACAAAAGGCTCGAAACGGCGGCGGCGAGCTTCGGTGCCGACCGGCTGACGACCTTCCGCACGGTGACGCTGCCTTTGATCCTGCCGGGCGTGCTCTCCGGCGTCCTGTTCGCCTTCGTGACCTCGTTCGACGAGATCATCGTGGCGCTCTTCATCACCGATCCGTACCTGAAGACCCTGCCGGTGCGCATCTTTTCGAGCATCACCCGCGATGCCGACCCGACCGTCGCGGCGGTCGGCACCATCCTCTTCCTGGCGACCTCTCTCATCATCGCCGGCGGCCTTCTTCTCGGCGCCCGGAGAAAGCACTGAATGATGACGACCCCTTCCTCGGCGGCCGCCACGATATCCTCCGCCCCGGCCGGCAAAGGCGCCGCGATCGACATCGTCGGTGTCACCAAGCGCTACGGCTCGTTCGCCGCCCTCGACAACGTATCGCTGCACATCGAGGCGGGCGAGTTCATGACGCTGCTCGGCCCGAGCGGCTCGGGCAAGACGACCACGCTCAACCTCGTCGCGGGTTTCACCGAGGCCACCTCCGGCCGGCTCGAACTCGGCGGGCGCAGCTTGGTCGGCATCCCCGCCTTCAAGCGCAACATCGGCGTGGTGTTCCAGCACTACGCCCTGTTCCCTCATATGAACGTCGGGCGCAACGTCGCCTATCCCCTGAGCCTGCGCGGCGTCGGCAAGGCGGAGCGCGAGCGCCGCGTCGCCCGCGCCCTCGACATGGTGAAGATGGCGGACTTCGCCCACCGCTATCCGAGCGAGCTCTCCGGCGGCCAGCAGCAGCGCGTGGCGCTCGCCCGCGCCATCGTGTTCGATCCGCCGCTGCTCCTGATGGACGAGCCGCTCGGCGCCCTCGACAAGAAGCTGCGCGAGTGGCTGCAACTCGAGATCAAGCGCATCCACCGCGAGCTCGGCACCACCTTCGTCTACGTCACCCACGATCAGGAGGAGGCCCTGGTGCTCTCCGACCGCATCGCGGTGTTCAACCAAGGCCGCATCGAGCAGATCGGCACCGGCCGCGAGCTCTATGACGAGCCGCAGACCTTGTTCGTCGGCAAGTTCATCGGCGAATCGACCGTGCTGCGCGGCGCGGCGCGGGCGGACGCGGGCTCGACCGCGATTACCATCGCCGGCGAGACCGTCTCGGTGCGGCGTCGCCT is drawn from Segnochrobactrum spirostomi and contains these coding sequences:
- the aepY gene encoding phosphonopyruvate decarboxylase, producing the protein MIDTLRFGDVLRDLGFGVFAGVPCSLLQPLINFASNSLDYVAATNEGEAVAIAFGAELGGCKSAVLLQNSGVTNALAPLTSLTNICEIPITGFVGFRGEPGVPDEIQHRIMGAITAQLLEISGVIVIPLATDLPAAARQLAEGEAHRRAGRSVFYLVSKETFSPLDLAPVPARVYPAGTVTTSPAPPSPLPPRHDVLRVFSAHKRRDTALLATTGMCGRELFTIEDAPNHFYMVGSMGCVSSIALGLALARPDRRIVALDGDGALLMRMGNLATNAFHRPGNLLHVLLDNRSHDSTGGQVTASAAMDWTAIARGAGYPRVIATSDLGEIAAVFDGWLADPDLTFLHIPIAPGSLSPLGRPTVTPAEVARRLRDFLARNFLA
- a CDS encoding CDP-alcohol phosphatidyltransferase family protein, coding for MTEPMPSAVRPAAAKPVDAKPVDAKPAEAKPSATNHDITDQLVYPLLARLVAHIPPEVHPNVLTGAAITSGLVASAALAFSAGPASYLACAALLVAWILLDSCDGIHARRTGQCSAFGSFLDHFGDAFAFFVLQAAILYRFDIREPVVFGAMLLRQALGCWTYVIRGYAGHLYITRLGWSTEIYAYTALMIALFVAPTFHIGFGPLPNLNILEAALLIYYVAVPLTLLEIGWMVFRAKAGGAEAGRVSAPAVD
- a CDS encoding 2-aminoethylphosphonate aminotransferase; its protein translation is MILPRNILLTPGPATTSVRVKQAQVVADICPREIDFGRLQASIGERLVEIVHGQGTHEAVLFAGSGTCAVEACISSLMPPSGRILVMVNGAYGARIREMCRLHLRPDQVVLSEVGFDEVPDIGAIGRMLAADRTITHVVAVHHETTTGVLNPVEALSRTTAALGVTLIVDAMSSYAGIPIDLRESPFDFLISSSNKCLQGMAGISFVIGRSTLLTPPPDHRPRSLYLDLYAQHRGFRDTLQMRFTPPVQVLYALDAALDEYFEETGAERHARYSRCWDTLVHGMQEIGFALAVPDLPQSKLLTTFLSPRHPRFSFAAMHDALLAEGFTIYPGKVGEIDCFRLANIGAIDVPDIVAFLRALRLYLKTQSIDLKSTERTPLVKVS
- a CDS encoding phosphocholine cytidylyltransferase family protein, whose protein sequence is MSVDTAIILAAGLGSRIAEFSRTAPKGFIPIAGRPIVERSIEILADHGIRRVIIGTGYRAHDYEALARRTGSLEIECVHNPDFAGSGSLETFLRCSVGLECSFLTLESDLLFDARMIGTVLECPAPNVILASHATHSGDEVYIETDDRAHLVALSKDRTALRRIDAELVGICKLTPAIPAAVERWLAAMSLPRPAQLHYEEGLAGIANTVPLPVETTPLPWTEIDTLQHLDRAEALIWPRIVSRSEFSA
- a CDS encoding methyltransferase domain-containing protein — protein: MNIGKLYDQSVAGTYDRDERGLLTGARALAFEHIRTAVPAPAVRSILDLAVGTGESLVAMRGLFPQASLSGIDLSEEMLRIAATKLPFTAIHDDVGNTERHFAPASTDLLLMHFLTTFIDGADIVARTARLLPPGGHYSIVGSTLEAFPRISLLARMLLGDDFIREKNPAPADAETIVSFLTKAGLEIVSVERFIKAVAFQSFEELIEFGMTSGFFAHVISHLDEAQLAALARVEGVFPLADHYCACAVLARRPA
- a CDS encoding HAD family hydrolase, producing MAGVAFFDIDKTLWPRVGEKALALHLIANGGLALHQFAKIIGVQMRHDLHLIDTLDTAKRKILSDLFAGRAVAPSIDVCATLFESDWSRSFFPDMLAQVDRHRRAGDKIVVVSATIDVIARQVAAFLKADACYATVLEMRQGLYSGEVLGPIPFGPAKAGIVMDYARSQGIELDRCYAYGDHWEDRHMLKIVGHPVAINPDKKLLRHARRHNWETRILTPPRFSRLRRTGRSILNQTGRSA
- the aepX gene encoding phosphoenolpyruvate mutase produces the protein MKKTTQLKTMLRGKGLDFLCEAHNGMSARIVEEAGFKGIWASGLTLSGSLGVRDNNEASWTQVLEIVEFMSDATHVPILLDGDTGYGNFNNLRRLVSKLESRQIAGVCIEDKLFPKTNSFIDGERQGLADIEEFCGKIKAGKDTQRDDDFIIVARTEALIVGAGLKQALARAEAYRKAGADAILIHSKKRSPDEIEAFMREWGDRHPVVIVPTTYYSTPTARFEALGISLIIWANHILRSAVSAMRRTAEDIRKLQSIAAEEDRIAPVAEIFRLQGAKELQQAEERYLPRERSAGVEPREVAARARDAMTDRALAEPSEVLS
- a CDS encoding helix-turn-helix domain-containing protein → MNDEGARKAREAEIVAARLKRFRLARRLSLRRLGEMTGTSASFLSQLERGRSGASPSTLVQIAVALGIGVADLFEEGVDGHHVVLRRHQRPALPESGGCRKTLVSQRPMHEFEVYIGEFDVGGSTGDESYSHGGTHEMLVVLRGKVEVNLDAATYILEEGDSIEYAPSTAHRTANVGDTRAEVMWIIAPATSAADDLNRYVAGKALAPGRRE
- a CDS encoding MFS transporter; this encodes MARDDLPSDAAATSAPAHTARWPFVLHCVTGASAAAFDVLLKNAVIVFFAFRAGAPGQELGLVAALAWVLFMAPFFLFSAHGGYLGDRFDAKPLVVGLRCVDLAIAAAAAYGFETGNGVLLLALIFAKGTTATLYSPVKYALVADLLPQRAHGIGYALVEAGSMAAILAATYLGALLGADPDHGRIGLVIVTLVGISLVLTGVGPGWPKTGPRPPPLGLDPVRPTLEILRRVLQDRRLLAAILALAWYWGLGAVYLSNVAVLVRDVLHRDESTIATILVVFTLGCGLGLAAGAIVNRRPLARHLPYATAALIVGAGLDLVFAIPLSPRRMLVDFFLVAASSGLYASYFSAVLYRFAHRSATSRIFAANNIASALAIVSTLTLSTILGRLHFPVATCLTMFAVATLPLTLIVVRLLDADRAATSRHAAHR